One genomic region from Pseudomonadota bacterium encodes:
- a CDS encoding sterol desaturase family protein, with product ATSHTGYDSILLKDKPMFMLGAFHHQLHHRYYNCNYGNTFTPCDKWFGSDLDGTPESMAKMRQRWRAKRMSAKT from the coding sequence GGCGACATCGCACACCGGCTACGACAGCATTCTGCTGAAAGACAAGCCGATGTTCATGTTGGGCGCGTTCCATCACCAGCTGCATCACCGCTACTACAACTGCAACTACGGCAACACGTTCACGCCGTGCGACAAGTGGTTCGGGTCGGACCTGGACGGCACGCCGGAATCCATGGCCAAGATGCGTCAGCGCTGGCGCGCCAAACGCATGTCGGCCAAGACGTAG